In Mycobacteriales bacterium, a single genomic region encodes these proteins:
- a CDS encoding VOC family protein produces the protein MPDKTSYAPGEPAWADLGTPDFEGSRAFYGGLFGWTAPDSDPETFGGYTNFELGGRKVVGVMPLIDPQQPVGWSVYVSTDDAAKTTELVTEAGGNVVAPPMEVGPLGTMAVYTDAVGAFFGVWQPGQHIGAEAVGEEGTLAWIELSTRDQATALPFYGRVFGWTSVAPEGYTELQLAGQSVAGCMDTPEGVPAEVPSHWLPYFVAGDPAAKAAQAVALGATLVVPFMEFPGGTFAVVQDPHGATFGLLAMTG, from the coding sequence ATGCCCGACAAGACCTCCTACGCCCCCGGCGAGCCCGCCTGGGCCGACCTCGGCACACCGGACTTCGAGGGGTCGCGCGCCTTCTACGGCGGGCTGTTCGGCTGGACCGCGCCCGACAGCGACCCCGAGACCTTCGGGGGCTACACCAACTTCGAGCTCGGCGGTCGCAAGGTCGTCGGCGTCATGCCGCTGATAGACCCGCAGCAGCCGGTCGGCTGGTCGGTCTACGTCTCGACCGACGACGCCGCGAAGACCACCGAGCTCGTCACTGAGGCGGGCGGCAACGTCGTCGCTCCCCCGATGGAGGTCGGCCCGCTCGGGACCATGGCCGTCTACACCGACGCCGTCGGCGCGTTCTTCGGCGTCTGGCAGCCCGGCCAGCACATCGGCGCGGAGGCGGTCGGAGAAGAGGGCACGCTCGCCTGGATCGAGCTGTCGACCCGTGACCAGGCGACCGCTCTCCCGTTCTACGGCCGCGTCTTCGGCTGGACCTCCGTCGCGCCCGAGGGCTACACCGAGCTGCAGCTCGCCGGCCAGTCCGTCGCCGGCTGCATGGACACCCCCGAGGGCGTGCCCGCCGAGGTGCCGTCCCACTGGCTGCCCTACTTCGTCGCCGGCGACCCCGCTGCGAAGGCGGCTCAGGCCGTCGCGCTCGGCGCGACCCTCGTCGTGCCGTTCATGGAGTTCCCCGGCGGGACCTTCGCGGTCGTGCAGGACCCCCACGGCGCGACCTTCGGCCTGCTCGCCATGACCGG